The Thaumasiovibrio subtropicus genome window below encodes:
- a CDS encoding homogentisate 1,2-dioxygenase — translation MRRWFQFPLKQGQASSQAHCNLPENSYERECGRDGFFGPASHMYHRHMPTGWTQWQGPHRPKAFDTFKLDLTADSVWDAPILLQNAALKLRFWQCNQAMPYLARNGDGDEMLFIHQGRGDLFCDYGHLSYQEGDYLLIPRGTNWRIEPQNTTLLMLIEATRDSYQLPDRGLVGQHAIFDPGVLVPAAINSTFIAQQDDHQVWQVKLKARDQINVITYPYNPLDAVGWKGEVTALKLNWRDIRPLMSHRYHLPPSAHSTFVCRDFVICTFVPRPIEQDPDALKVPFFHNNDDYDEVIFYHQGNFFSRDNIDAGMVTFHPCGFTHGPHPKAYQHQGEKAATDEVAVMIDSRVPFDVTDAATKVENTSYWASWQSGATKPE, via the coding sequence ATGCGACGTTGGTTTCAATTTCCGTTAAAACAAGGGCAGGCTTCTTCCCAAGCCCATTGCAACCTGCCTGAAAACAGTTACGAGCGGGAATGTGGGCGAGACGGATTTTTCGGCCCCGCCAGTCATATGTATCATCGTCACATGCCAACAGGTTGGACTCAGTGGCAGGGCCCCCACCGCCCTAAAGCGTTTGATACGTTCAAACTCGATCTCACTGCCGATTCCGTGTGGGATGCGCCGATATTGCTACAAAACGCTGCCCTAAAACTACGCTTTTGGCAATGCAATCAAGCGATGCCTTATTTAGCACGCAATGGCGATGGTGATGAGATGCTTTTTATCCATCAAGGGAGAGGTGACCTCTTCTGTGATTACGGCCATCTTAGTTATCAAGAAGGTGATTACCTGCTGATACCGAGAGGAACCAACTGGCGTATCGAGCCTCAAAACACGACGTTGCTAATGCTGATAGAAGCGACCCGTGACAGCTATCAGCTGCCAGATCGTGGTCTTGTCGGTCAACACGCTATTTTTGATCCGGGCGTACTTGTACCCGCAGCCATTAACAGCACCTTCATCGCTCAGCAAGATGATCACCAAGTCTGGCAAGTCAAACTGAAAGCACGCGATCAGATCAATGTGATCACCTACCCTTACAATCCACTGGATGCTGTTGGATGGAAAGGTGAGGTAACCGCTTTGAAACTCAACTGGCGTGACATTCGCCCCTTGATGAGCCACCGCTATCATCTGCCCCCTTCCGCGCACTCGACCTTTGTATGTCGTGATTTTGTGATTTGCACCTTCGTTCCGCGCCCGATAGAGCAAGACCCTGACGCATTAAAAGTTCCCTTCTTTCATAATAACGATGATTACGACGAAGTGATCTTCTACCACCAAGGCAACTTTTTTAGCCGCGACAACATCGATGCGGGAATGGTGACATTTCACCCCTGCGGTTTTACACATGGACCACACCCCAAAGCGTATCAACATCAAGGCGAAAAAGCGGCGACGGACGAAGTGGCCGTCATGATAGATAGTCGCGTTCCTTTCGATGTCACAGATGCCGCAACCAAAGTCGAAAATACGTCTTACTGGGCCTCATGGCAATCCGGGGCCACGAAGCCTGAGTAG